AACTTAATACCATTATCGGCTATTGGATTATGTGAAGCCGATATCATAACACCACCATCAACATCATTAGTTGCTGTTAGATATGAAACACCAGGAGTTGGAATTATTCCTAATTTAATTACATCTACACCAACTGATGTCATACCTGCAGCCAGTGCTGCTTCTAACATATCTCCTGATACCCGTGTATCTTTACCTATTATCATTACTGGTTTTCTTTTGCCTTTAAAATTCTTCGTTATGTAATAGGCCCCAGCCCTACCTAATTTATAGGCCATTTCTCCAGTTAATTCTTCATTCGCTACACCTCTAACTCCATCGGTACCAAACAATTTCCCCATATTATCATCCTCTCATTTATATTTTAACACAATATATATATTTCTTTAATCATACTCAAATACCTTCCTAAAAAATTTAAATAATACAAAGGTATTATACTTTTTATATAGAATAATATAAATAAGTTTCTTGAATTAAAACAAATTTGTTTAAAGAATTGATATGGTGGCGATTTTTTATGAGTAAAAAAATCATTGAAACTGAAAAAATTATTTCTTATCTTAATTATAAAGATATTTTGATTATTTTATTTCTATGGTATTTTATGACTGCAATTATCTTTATATTTAAAGAAATAAGTTTTAATCATACTTTTATTACTTCATTTTTTCATTTTTTATTTATTATAAGTGGTCGATTTATATTTCTTTCACTAATAATATTATATCTAACCTCTTTATACCCTATAGATTTCAAGCAACTAGGCATTAATTTTTCCAAAATAAAAACGCAGCTTATTGACTCGATAAGTAAAAGTCTATTTCTTATCATTATGCTTATTATAATCATTAATATCCCACTTACACATCTTCAAAATTATAATTTTAAAGGATTATTTATGATAAATAGTCCGGAAGCATTAATTCGTCTTATTATTCCTTTTATGCTAATTTTTTTTGCCTGTTTATTCATTGCTATATCGGAGCAATTTATTTTAAATGTAATAATATTAGAATTGTTTAATCATACTTTGTTTAATTTCATAGTATCCCTTATTTTAACTGCTTTATTTTACTCAATTATCCTTTTGAATTTTATTCCAAGTAGAATCTTCATTAATTTTATAATAGCTATTATTAGTATTATCATATATAAAAAAAATGATTCTATTATTGCTTCTTCTATCTTTGTTGCTGTTTATTATACCTCTTATATTAGCCTTATCTACGGCTGGGAATATTTAAGATTTTAGTAAGGTTAAAACTTACCTGCTAATTGGTAAGTGCAAGCTCTACATTGCCCTTTGTTTGTATAATCTTCGATATAATATCCCTTTCTATTTATTATAAGTTCTCCACACTGAGGACATATACTTGAACGGCTATCAGCAATGTCAACATTCCCTAAATAAACATAATTCAAATACTTTTTAGCTAAGTGAAAAGCATCTTTCATTACTTTTATACTTGTTGCAGCTTTTTTCATCTTATAGTTTGGAAAATAACGACTTAAATGAAGGGGAATATCTTTACTTAAACTACTTAAGAAGATAAATAATTTTTCTAATTCTGCTAGTGAATCATTAGTATCTGGAATGATTAATGTTGTAATTTCTATATGAATATTACTCTCATATAAGTACCGAATATTATTTATAACTGCTTTTATACTACCATTACATATATCATTATAGAAATCATTATTAAATGCTTTTAAATCTATATTTACTGCATCTAAATAAGGAATTAAATCAAATAATGCTTCCTTATTTAAATATCCATTAGAAACCATAATATTTTTTAAATTATTTCTATGGGCTTTAGGAAAAGCTTCTGCAAGATATTCAAAGCAAATAGATGGTTCTGAGTATGTATAAGCAATACCGTTACTTTTTCCCTCTTTAGCTAATAATATTAGTTTATCTGTAGATATATCTTCTAAGTGAGGTTTTCTCTGGCTTATTTGCCAATTCTGACAATATGAACAGCTAAGGTTACAGCCAAAACTACCTATTGATATAATTTTTGTACCTGGATAAAAGTGATATAAGGGTTTTTTCTCAATTGGATCAATTGCTATCGCACTAACTTTACTGTAGTTTTCTGAATAAAGTTTACCCTCTTGATTAATGCGTGCCTTACAAATTCCTCTTTTCCCATTTGCAATCAAACAATTTTGTGGACATAGAAAGCAATGTACTCGCTTATTTGATCTCTTTTTATAATATATGGCTTCTTTCATAACTTACTCATACCTTCTTACCTGAAAACGATATAGTTGAACACCTTTCATTGAGTATATACCTGCTTTCCTCAATGCTATACCCACCTGTTCCTCTACAGTGTCTACACCTTCTAAGTTTGGCAATAACAAACCCCGGCGATTGCCTTTTTCCACAATAACACCATAATTTTCAGGATCCAATTTTTGTATATTATCTATTTCTTCGGCTTGTCCTAAAACATCCACTGATATTTTAAGGTCAGCTAATTCACGCTCCTTAATAGACGGAAAACGCGGGTCCTGTGTGGATGCACTAATAGCATTTTCAATTATTTCTTCTGCTAAATTATCCTGTGTAGCTTTAACTGTACCAATACAACCCCGAAGATCACCATCTTTTTTGATAGAAACAAAGGATCCTGCTTTTCGATCAAATTCTACTGGTAATGGATCGGGGGCTTGTATTTTTTTTCCTTGAGTAATATATTCTTTCATAGCTTTTTTAGCCAGTTCTATAAAGATCTTATTAGTAATTTTGATCAACTCCTGATTTTAATGGATTAAATCCTATAACCCCATAGCCGACACCAAAGGGATCTTCATATGACTTAAGGTCAGCTTTAAAGTTCTTTTTTCTTAATGTACCAAGCATTATAACTATAGGCCTTAAACCACATTCTCCTGCTTTTTCTATTAAACCCTTATCTATATTTAAGACCTGTGAATATTTTTCATCTTTTAATAATCCTATTAATGTATGATCAAAATCTTTGGCTCGTGGGTTATAACCAGCTGGGGCCCCAGGCTTTAATCTATGTGATAGATCTCCACTAGCAATTACAACAGCCTTTAAACTCATTTGCTCGACTGTCTCTTGTATTGTTTTGCCAAAATCGTAAAGGCTATCATAGTCTAATAAACCCATTGTTATTGGTATTACTGGAATTTTACTTATTTCATCTTTTAAAAAATATAAAGGAACCATTACACCATGATCTAATTTTGCCGGAAAATTATATTTTTCTAAATCAGCAGAAGATAAAGTTATTACTTCAATATCTTCATCCACTGCATTGTTCTTTAAGGCTTTTATGAATTTTTGATCTGTCTTAATTTTCATGGTGACTTCAGGACAAGCAAAATCTGAGAAATCACCTTCTATTTCTTCCTGATCAAGAATACTGATTGCATCAGTGAAAACTGGTCCATGTGGACTTATTGTAATTATAAGATCTGGTTCTTTATTTATTACTTCTTCTGCTATTTCCTCCATTTTATTTATGGTCTTTTTTACTTCTTTTCTTCGATCCTTTCCTATTTCTGGGATTATAATAGGGGGGTGAGGGGTTAAAGCAGCCATTAATATGGACATTCTTATACCTCCTTAATATTATTATAGAAACACAAAATTACCTAAACAATGAAAAATAAAAAGCTTATTGTATACAATAAGCTTTTTATTTCTTATAATAGTATATTTCTCTAAATTATCTTTAATTCCTTTTTAATTACTTTTTTTCTAAAAATTAATATATTGATTAAAAAGGAATTATACACTTAGGTCTTTAGCTATTTTAATCCTATCTTTTAAATTAAGAAGTATTGAATACAGTAATGGTAGTAAATATAGAGTTAAAAATGTGGAGACTAATAATCCGCCGATTACTACAACAGCCATTGGTTGCTGCATTTCAGTTCCCTGACCAATACCTAATGCTAGCGGGAATAAAGCTAGAGTGGTAGTCAAAGTAGTCATTAATATTGGACGTAATCTCACAGCTCCCGCCTCTACTAATGTTTCTTTTAAACCCATACCTGTCTCTTGTAAAGTATTTATATAATCTAGTAGAACAATGGCATTGTTTACCACTATACCTGCTAACATGATAATTCCTATTATCGTAACAATCGATAAGTTAAATCCTGTTAAAAATAAGGCAAAGAGAACACCAATGGCAGCCATTGGTACAGTGAACATAACTATAAAAGGGCTTAAGAGTGATTCAAACTGTGATGCCATCACCATATAAACTAAGACAATGGATAGTAAAAGAGCATAAAATAAGCTTTCGAAAGCCTCTTCCATTTCATTGTATTCTCCACCATATTCTAGTTGATAGCCTTCAGGTATATCTATATTATCATTTATTCTCTCCTGCACTATTGGCATTATGCTACCAAGGTCAGTATTATATATTCCAGCACTAAGTTCTGCATAACGAACTTGATTTTCCCTGAGAATAGCTTGAGGACCTTGTTCTACAGAAAAATTAGCAAGTCTTTCTAAAGGTACTTTTGCTCCTGTAGGCGATGGTATTAATATATCTCTAAGTTGATTGATATTTGCTATGTTTTCTTCTTTCAAATTTACACGAATATCAATCTCTTCACCAGCAATTTCGTAACGGGTGGCTATGTCACCACTAACGGCGGACCTTACAGCATTAGCTATTTGTGCAGGAGTCAAAGCAAATCTTGAGGCTAAACTTCTATTAACATGTATTTGATATTCTGGATAACCTTCAGATAAAGTATCTTCAATATCTCGCAAACCTTCAATAACAGCAAGTTCTTTTCTTACGTTATTTAATAATTCTTCCAGCACATTCAAATCATCTCCGCGGATAGTGATACCTACTGGTCTTCCACCACCAAGAGCATCTGCTCCAAGAGCATCAAGTAAATTAATTGAAATATCTGCTCCAGCTACTACTAATTCTTCACGTAATTGCTCTACAATCTGATTTGTGCTCCGCTCCCTAGTTCTTTCATCTCTTAATAACACAGTAATGGAATTGCTGGATGTAAACATATCTCCTGAAGAACCAACATTAGTCAGAAAGCCTTCTACTTCAGATATTTCTTTAACTTTATCTTCTATTTCCAAGCTAATTCGATTGGCCTCTTCTAGAGTTGTTCCTACAGGTAAATCAATATCAATTGTAAGCTGACCCATATCCATATCAGGTATAAATTCTGCTCCAATAAAAGGAAATAAGCTAATACTTATAATTAAGACTAAAATACTAAGTGATAAAACTAGATATTTACGATTCAAACACCAGGATAAAGTTCTTCTATAAAATAATGTTATTGCCTTGATAGCAACTGCCTTTTCCACTTTCTCCTGATGATTATTATCTAGTTTTAATATTATAGAAGCCATAACTGGAATAAGGGTTAAAGATACAAGCAATGATGATAGTAAGGAAAACGTTACAGTTAAAGCTAACTCTTGAAAAAGTTCAGCTGCAATACCACCCATAAATACTATAGGTAAAAATACTACAATAGTTGTTAGAGTTGATGCAACAATAGCCATCCCTACTTCTTGACTACCTTTTATTGCAGCTTCTATTTTATTATAGCCTTCACTTTGAAAGCGGAATATATTTTCTAATACAACTATGGAGTTATCAACTAGCATACCAATTCCTAAAGCTAATCCTCCTAAAGTCATCATATTCAAAGTCAGATCACCAAAGTACATAAATAAAAATGTAGTAATTATAGAAACAGGAATACTTGTGGCAATTATTATAGTACTCCTTATATTTTTTAAAAATAATAATAATATAATTATGGCTAGAATTCCTCCAATTACTGCGCTTTGAGCAACACTATTTATAGAAATTCTTATAAAATCAGCTTGATCCATAATTGGAATTATTTGAAGTTCTCTATCTAGATTACTTTGTATTCTTTCTATTTCAGCAGTCACTGCATTAGAAACTGCTACAGTATTAGCGTCGGTTTGCTTTTGTATAGATAATGCTACACTATTCACGCCATTTAGACGAGAAATGCTAGTCATTTCTTTATAAGTATCAGTCACCTCTGCTATTTCATCAAGAGAAATCATTCCTGCAGGACTTGGTATTAAAACTTTTCCTATTTCATCTACGGAAGAAAACTTACCCATAATTCTAATCAAGTAATCTGTACTACCCCTGCTTAGATTACCTCCAGATAAATTTATATTTTCCATTATTAATTGGTTAACTACAGTTGAGTAATCAATCTGATAATTATTCATCTTGCTCTGATCTAAGCTAATCACTATTTCTCTTTCCAATCCACCAATCAGGTCAACTTGGGCAACACCATCTAATCTCTCTAGTCTGCTTATAAAATTATCCTCCATTAAAGATTTTAGATCTGCTAAATTAAGATCAGAGGTTACTCCTATTTGCATTATTGGCATCATAGATGGATCAAATGTTACTATTAAGGGTTCACCGGCATCATCTGGTAGAAACCCTTTAACCATATCTACACGCTCCCTGATATTCATTGATGCAATATCCATATCCGTACCCCAGTTAAAACTAACCATAATCCTGGACCTTCCGGCCTGGGAACTAGAACTTACACTATTTACATTTGTAACCGTAGATACTGCCCCTTCCAGGGGTCTTGTTACCATCGTCTCTATTTCTTCAGGTCCTACACCATCATAATCTGTCATTACTGCCACCATTGGAAAGGTTATGTCTGGCAAAAGGTCGAGACTTACATTTGTAAATGAAATTATACCTAATATAAGAATCAATAATACCATCATAATGGTTGTTACAGGTCTTTTAATTGCTATTTCAGATAGCTTCATTTACCTAATCACCTCTACCATATCACCATCACTAAGAAATCTTTGTCCTCTAATCACTACAGCATCTTCAGGACTTAAGCCTTCTAAGATTTCAACTTCTTTATAGTTTAGAACTCCTGTTTCGACAAAAACTCGCTCAGCTATATTATTTTTTATTATATATACATGTGGATTGTTTTCTAAGTCAAGAACTGCATCTATAGGTACAATCAATGTATTTTTCCTAGTATCTGTATTTATATATATATCTACAAACATTCCTCCTCGAACAATTCCCTCAGGATTTTCTGCTAAAACTCTTACTGTAAACCCCTGTGTTTGAGGATTTATTGTTGGGCTAATAAAATCAACTATTCCTTCAATATACTTTCCTGGATAATCTACTAACGAAGCTCTAATTTCTTGACCATAAGTAATATTTCTTATAAGAGAAGGACTTATATCTGCTCTTATATATACTTTATCAAGATTAACTATAGTAAATAATGGATTACCTGGACCAAGCATTTCTCCTTTATCAAAATTGGCACTTGCTATTATTCCATTAACTGGACTTTTCACTGTAGTATCTGCTAATACTTTCTCTGCTTGCTGTAAAACGGCTTCTGCTTGCCTGAGATTTGCTTTAGCAATTCTTATCTCTTCATCTTGCGCACCTTTAAGCACCTGATCTCTTTGTGCTTTAGCCATCTCAAGGGATGCTTCAGCTTGTTGAATATTAGCTAGAGCTGTTTCTCTCTCTTCTTCCCTGGCACCTTTATAGGCTTTATCAAGATTTGCTTGAGCCATCCTTTTATTTGCCTTAGATACTTCTACCTGTGTTCTAGCGGCTGCTAACTGCTGTTTCATTTCTGTAGGATTATTAAATGTTTTCTTAGTTAAAAGATAATTATCTTCAGCACCTTGTAAAGCTAACTTAGCTTGCTTTGTAGCTATTTCTGCACTATTAACTGCAGATTGAGCATTTTTAAAAGCAGATTTTGCATTTTTATATTGCATCTCTACCATTTCAAATTTATTTTTTGTTGTAACATTTTCATGATATAAAGACTCAATTCTTTGATACTCGTTTCGAGCATGATTTAAAGCAATTTCAGCCTGCTTTTGTCCATTAAGAGCCTGATTTAAGCCTTCTTTAGCAGTAGCTAATTGTTTTTCTGCTGATGCAAATTGAGTTTCTGCATTTAGCAACTGCTGCCTTAGCATCGTTCTATCTTCAAAACTGCTTTCCATTAGAGTCAAGCTTTCTTTTGCACCTTCATATGATGCAAATGCTTGATCATAAGTTGCTTGGATACTTTCCAAGTCCTCTTCACTCACACCTTTTTTCACTAGCTGATAATTTGCTTGTGCTATTCTAACTGCTGCTTTTGCCTGCCTAACACTTGCCTCAGCAGACCTAATTTGTTCTTCCTGTGCTCCTTGTTTTATTAAATCCAAGTTTGCCCTAGCTATTTCTAAACCTGCTTTAGCCTGTTCTACATTTGCAAGTATATCATCCTGTTCAAATACAAGTAAAACATCGCCCTTTTTTACATATTGACCTGCTTTTACCTTTCTTTCTTCAATAATACCACCTACGCTAGACGCTAGTTGTATTTGCTTATAAGGTTCAATTGAACCATTAACTTCTCTATAAATATTAATATCATTAATTTCAGGATTTATAATTTCTACTGCCCTATTATTTGCTAGAACAGGTAAACATAAGATTATCAATGCAAACAATATTATCACAAATTTATTTTTCATTAAAAATTCCACCCTTCGTTGTTTTGCCAGTAGTGTAATAACAGTCCTGTTTTATCTAATAGAGTAAAAATATTTATATTATACTGAAATTCAGCCTGCAAGAAGGCAAGTTTGCTTTGCTTTAAAAGGGTTTGAGCATTTAAGACCTCTGTATTTGTAGCCATACCTTCCTGATAACGACGATTTTCAATATTTAAATTTTCTTTAGCTCTATTTACATTTAATTTTTCTAAACTAATATTATTACTGGTAGTTCTGGTTTTGAGTAATAATTCTTCTATCTCAATTTTAATATAATCTTCTAAATCTTTTCTATTAAGTTCTAATTGAGCTATATCTTTTTCTACTTTTTTTTGTCTGCTACTTGAAAAACCTTTATCAAACAAAGAGACATTTCCGGCTAAAGTGATAGTTCCTACTCCATCATCAAAAGAAAACTCCTCACCCTGCCACTGATAATTTCCTGACAAAATAAGATTGGGCAATCGACTGTTTTTTTCCATCTGTAAGTTGTTTTCTAGAACTTTTCTATTTATATCTAATAATTCTAATTCAATTCTATTCTCTAAAGCTAACCTAAATTGACTTTCTAAATCTTTTACAAAATTAAAGTTTAATTCAGGCCATTCCAAATTTCTTCCGTCTAAATTTATACCTGTAATATTTACAAAATGTCTACGAGCAATTAAAAGCTTATTTTTTGCATCATCCAAACTATTTACAGCTCTTCCTTGTTCAATTTCTACTTGAAGTAAATCTGTTTTTAATGTAAGGCCATGCTCATAACTATGTTGAGCAGTTTTTTTATGTTGATTAACAAGATCCAAAAATTCTTTCTCTAATTCCACTCTTTCCTGTGCTAATAAAACATTATAATATAACTGTATTACTTGCAGTACCAGTTGATTTTTAGTTTGTTCCAATTGAAGTTCACTAGCTTTCAAACCCTGATTAGCCTGTTCCAAACCTGTTCTAAGCCTTCCCCCTAGATATACAGGTTGTTGTATAGAAATACTGGTTTGAAAATTGTTTTTTGATGGCTGTATCATGTCAGCTATCTCATCTAAGTAATAATCGAGATCAATATCTATATCAAGGTCTATATCCCCCAAAAAATCATCTGAAAGACTGATCTCTATTCCCCTATAATCATCAAAAATATCTTCATCTTCTATAAACAATCTAGTATAGGAAGTACTTATATCAATTTCTGGATAAAAAGCCTTTCTAGCCATTTCAACATCAATTTCTGCTTTATCTCTATCGTAAAGACCTTGATGAATACTGCGATTATTTCTCAAGGCTGTTTCAATTGCCTGTTCAAGATAAAGATTGTTTACATAAGCATTTACAAACTCTAATTTAAAGAACGTAATAAAAAACAAAAGTAAAATAAAACATAGAAAAAATTTTTTCATATTTCTTACAACTCCTTTTTTCGATTTATAGAATAGAATGATGGTAAAATCTTTAGTGCTATATGATATAAGTATCTTATATTTAAGTAATCTATAAGCTAAGTATGCTTATATGAAATAAATGTCATAGCATTATCAAAAAAATATAAAAACAAAGGAAATTATAATAAGTTAAGTAAAAATACCATTCTGAAAAAATTTATATACATTCTCTGCTGCTCTA
The genomic region above belongs to Halanaerobiaceae bacterium ANBcell28 and contains:
- the amrB gene encoding AmmeMemoRadiSam system protein B, with the protein product MSILMAALTPHPPIIIPEIGKDRRKEVKKTINKMEEIAEEVINKEPDLIITISPHGPVFTDAISILDQEEIEGDFSDFACPEVTMKIKTDQKFIKALKNNAVDEDIEVITLSSADLEKYNFPAKLDHGVMVPLYFLKDEISKIPVIPITMGLLDYDSLYDFGKTIQETVEQMSLKAVVIASGDLSHRLKPGAPAGYNPRAKDFDHTLIGLLKDEKYSQVLNIDKGLIEKAGECGLRPIVIMLGTLRKKNFKADLKSYEDPFGVGYGVIGFNPLKSGVDQNY
- a CDS encoding efflux RND transporter permease subunit: MKLSEIAIKRPVTTIMMVLLILILGIISFTNVSLDLLPDITFPMVAVMTDYDGVGPEEIETMVTRPLEGAVSTVTNVNSVSSSSQAGRSRIMVSFNWGTDMDIASMNIRERVDMVKGFLPDDAGEPLIVTFDPSMMPIMQIGVTSDLNLADLKSLMEDNFISRLERLDGVAQVDLIGGLEREIVISLDQSKMNNYQIDYSTVVNQLIMENINLSGGNLSRGSTDYLIRIMGKFSSVDEIGKVLIPSPAGMISLDEIAEVTDTYKEMTSISRLNGVNSVALSIQKQTDANTVAVSNAVTAEIERIQSNLDRELQIIPIMDQADFIRISINSVAQSAVIGGILAIIILLLFLKNIRSTIIIATSIPVSIITTFLFMYFGDLTLNMMTLGGLALGIGMLVDNSIVVLENIFRFQSEGYNKIEAAIKGSQEVGMAIVASTLTTIVVFLPIVFMGGIAAELFQELALTVTFSLLSSLLVSLTLIPVMASIILKLDNNHQEKVEKAVAIKAITLFYRRTLSWCLNRKYLVLSLSILVLIISISLFPFIGAEFIPDMDMGQLTIDIDLPVGTTLEEANRISLEIEDKVKEISEVEGFLTNVGSSGDMFTSSNSITVLLRDERTRERSTNQIVEQLREELVVAGADISINLLDALGADALGGGRPVGITIRGDDLNVLEELLNNVRKELAVIEGLRDIEDTLSEGYPEYQIHVNRSLASRFALTPAQIANAVRSAVSGDIATRYEIAGEEIDIRVNLKEENIANINQLRDILIPSPTGAKVPLERLANFSVEQGPQAILRENQVRYAELSAGIYNTDLGSIMPIVQERINDNIDIPEGYQLEYGGEYNEMEEAFESLFYALLLSIVLVYMVMASQFESLLSPFIVMFTVPMAAIGVLFALFLTGFNLSIVTIIGIIMLAGIVVNNAIVLLDYINTLQETGMGLKETLVEAGAVRLRPILMTTLTTTLALFPLALGIGQGTEMQQPMAVVVIGGLLVSTFLTLYLLPLLYSILLNLKDRIKIAKDLSV
- the amrA gene encoding AmmeMemoRadiSam system protein A; its protein translation is MIKITNKIFIELAKKAMKEYITQGKKIQAPDPLPVEFDRKAGSFVSIKKDGDLRGCIGTVKATQDNLAEEIIENAISASTQDPRFPSIKERELADLKISVDVLGQAEEIDNIQKLDPENYGVIVEKGNRRGLLLPNLEGVDTVEEQVGIALRKAGIYSMKGVQLYRFQVRRYE
- a CDS encoding efflux RND transporter periplasmic adaptor subunit; the encoded protein is MKNKFVIILFALIILCLPVLANNRAVEIINPEINDINIYREVNGSIEPYKQIQLASSVGGIIEERKVKAGQYVKKGDVLLVFEQDDILANVEQAKAGLEIARANLDLIKQGAQEEQIRSAEASVRQAKAAVRIAQANYQLVKKGVSEEDLESIQATYDQAFASYEGAKESLTLMESSFEDRTMLRQQLLNAETQFASAEKQLATAKEGLNQALNGQKQAEIALNHARNEYQRIESLYHENVTTKNKFEMVEMQYKNAKSAFKNAQSAVNSAEIATKQAKLALQGAEDNYLLTKKTFNNPTEMKQQLAAARTQVEVSKANKRMAQANLDKAYKGAREEERETALANIQQAEASLEMAKAQRDQVLKGAQDEEIRIAKANLRQAEAVLQQAEKVLADTTVKSPVNGIIASANFDKGEMLGPGNPLFTIVNLDKVYIRADISPSLIRNITYGQEIRASLVDYPGKYIEGIVDFISPTINPQTQGFTVRVLAENPEGIVRGGMFVDIYINTDTRKNTLIVPIDAVLDLENNPHVYIIKNNIAERVFVETGVLNYKEVEILEGLSPEDAVVIRGQRFLSDGDMVEVIR
- a CDS encoding TolC family protein, giving the protein MKKFFLCFILLLFFITFFKLEFVNAYVNNLYLEQAIETALRNNRSIHQGLYDRDKAEIDVEMARKAFYPEIDISTSYTRLFIEDEDIFDDYRGIEISLSDDFLGDIDLDIDIDLDYYLDEIADMIQPSKNNFQTSISIQQPVYLGGRLRTGLEQANQGLKASELQLEQTKNQLVLQVIQLYYNVLLAQERVELEKEFLDLVNQHKKTAQHSYEHGLTLKTDLLQVEIEQGRAVNSLDDAKNKLLIARRHFVNITGINLDGRNLEWPELNFNFVKDLESQFRLALENRIELELLDINRKVLENNLQMEKNSRLPNLILSGNYQWQGEEFSFDDGVGTITLAGNVSLFDKGFSSSRQKKVEKDIAQLELNRKDLEDYIKIEIEELLLKTRTTSNNISLEKLNVNRAKENLNIENRRYQEGMATNTEVLNAQTLLKQSKLAFLQAEFQYNINIFTLLDKTGLLLHYWQNNEGWNF
- the amrS gene encoding AmmeMemoRadiSam system radical SAM enzyme; this translates as MKEAIYYKKRSNKRVHCFLCPQNCLIANGKRGICKARINQEGKLYSENYSKVSAIAIDPIEKKPLYHFYPGTKIISIGSFGCNLSCSYCQNWQISQRKPHLEDISTDKLILLAKEGKSNGIAYTYSEPSICFEYLAEAFPKAHRNNLKNIMVSNGYLNKEALFDLIPYLDAVNIDLKAFNNDFYNDICNGSIKAVINNIRYLYESNIHIEITTLIIPDTNDSLAELEKLFIFLSSLSKDIPLHLSRYFPNYKMKKAATSIKVMKDAFHLAKKYLNYVYLGNVDIADSRSSICPQCGELIINRKGYYIEDYTNKGQCRACTYQLAGKF